The Deltaproteobacteria bacterium genome has a window encoding:
- a CDS encoding oligosaccharide flippase family protein, whose protein sequence is MNLVRATSITVVTKLLATATAALAAVVVAGALGATGAGTFALVRVLPGTIAAVLGAGMTIANPYLIGSRRYSVQAITETTVALGLGLGVLGCAGWWAAGNLLHAHFYSTLSARDALLVGLAIPMNLLRDYLNSVQQGLRSFKAANLVLLTDDVVSLALLLPLLAGIGDMTLVVAAAVAGPVASVLLAAAMLLRRGIRPWPRLHPALARDAMRFGIKGHVGRMANMLNWRLDVMILATLASVEVVGCYSVASKVAELFRPLSASLTFVLRPLIAGLSTAEARVRGVFLYRRVFLINLAAILVLAVVGERLIHAFFGAEFAPAVPALYILLVGLAAHGADGVLSGYNVGIGRPELNTYTALAGLVVTVAGDLTLIPAYGLVGAAVASSAAYTVKAIAFTAIFLATSDVSLPQLVGWKAYGPDLA, encoded by the coding sequence ATGAACCTGGTCCGCGCCACCTCGATCACGGTCGTCACGAAGCTGCTCGCGACGGCGACGGCCGCGCTCGCCGCCGTCGTGGTGGCCGGAGCGCTCGGCGCGACCGGCGCGGGGACCTTCGCCCTGGTGCGCGTGCTGCCCGGCACGATCGCGGCGGTCCTCGGCGCGGGCATGACGATCGCGAATCCGTATCTGATCGGAAGCCGGCGCTACTCGGTGCAGGCGATCACGGAGACCACGGTCGCGCTCGGGCTCGGGCTGGGAGTGCTCGGCTGCGCCGGATGGTGGGCGGCCGGCAACCTCCTGCACGCGCACTTCTACAGCACGCTGTCGGCCCGCGACGCGCTCCTGGTCGGGCTCGCGATTCCGATGAACCTGCTGCGCGACTACCTGAACTCGGTGCAGCAGGGCCTGCGGAGCTTCAAGGCGGCGAACCTCGTGCTCTTGACGGACGACGTCGTGTCGCTCGCGCTGCTGCTGCCGCTCCTCGCGGGCATCGGAGACATGACGCTCGTCGTGGCGGCCGCGGTGGCGGGGCCGGTCGCGAGCGTGCTGCTCGCCGCCGCCATGCTCCTGCGGCGCGGCATCCGACCCTGGCCGCGCCTGCACCCGGCCCTGGCGCGCGACGCCATGCGGTTCGGCATCAAGGGCCACGTCGGCCGCATGGCCAACATGCTGAACTGGCGGCTCGACGTGATGATCCTCGCGACGCTCGCGAGCGTCGAGGTGGTCGGCTGCTACTCGGTCGCGTCCAAGGTCGCGGAGCTCTTCCGGCCGCTCTCCGCGAGCCTGACGTTCGTGCTGCGACCGCTGATCGCGGGCCTGTCCACGGCCGAGGCGCGGGTGCGCGGCGTCTTCCTCTACCGCCGCGTCTTCCTCATCAACCTGGCCGCGATCCTCGTGCTCGCGGTCGTCGGCGAACGGCTGATTCACGCGTTCTTCGGCGCCGAGTTCGCGCCGGCGGTGCCCGCGCTCTACATCCTGCTCGTCGGCCTCGCGGCGCACGGCGCCGACGGCGTGCTCTCCGGATACAACGTGGGCATCGGGCGGCCGGAGCTCAACACCTATACGGCCCTGGCCGGCCTGGTCGTGACGGTCGCGGGGGACCTCACGCTCATCCCCGCCTACGGGCTGGTCGGCGCGGCGGTCGCGTCGAGCGCGGCGTACACCGTCAAGGCGATCGCCTTCACCGCGATCTTCCTCGCGACCTCCGACGTGAGCCTGCCGCAGCTGGTCGGCTGGAAAGCCTATGGCCCTGATCTCGCCTAG